The Crocosphaera subtropica ATCC 51142 genome includes a window with the following:
- a CDS encoding glycosyltransferase family 2 protein, translating to MKLSVVIPCFNEIGTIGQVIEAVKASPVKNCEIVIVDDCSTDGTRELLQAKLESEVDQVIYHHKNKGKGAALRTGFAAVTGDIVIVQDADLEYDPQEYPLMIEPIIKGKADVVFGSRFQGSRPHRVVYYWHMVGNKFLTTLSNMLTNINLTDMETCYKAFKREVIQSIKIKESRFGFEPEITAKVVKMGCRIYEVGISYYGRTYKEGKKIGWKDGFQAIYCILKYNLFG from the coding sequence ATGAAATTATCTGTTGTGATTCCCTGTTTTAATGAAATTGGGACGATTGGTCAAGTGATTGAAGCAGTAAAAGCATCTCCTGTGAAAAATTGTGAGATTGTGATAGTAGATGATTGTTCAACGGATGGAACGAGAGAACTGCTACAAGCTAAGCTAGAAAGTGAAGTTGATCAAGTTATTTATCATCATAAAAATAAAGGTAAAGGGGCTGCATTAAGGACAGGTTTTGCAGCAGTAACAGGGGATATTGTTATTGTTCAAGATGCTGATTTAGAATATGATCCTCAAGAGTATCCTTTAATGATAGAACCGATTATAAAAGGTAAAGCGGATGTAGTTTTCGGTTCTCGTTTTCAGGGAAGTCGTCCCCACAGAGTGGTTTATTATTGGCACATGGTAGGTAATAAATTTTTAACCACCTTATCCAATATGTTGACTAATATTAATTTAACGGATATGGAAACTTGTTATAAAGCCTTTAAACGAGAAGTGATTCAATCTATTAAAATTAAAGAAAGTCGTTTTGGGTTTGAACCAGAAATTACAGCAAAAGTGGTTAAAATGGGCTGTCGTATTTATGAAGTTGGTATTTCTTATTATGGAAGAACCTACAAAGAAGGTAAAAAAATTGGTTGGAAAGATGGATTTCAAGCGATTTATTGTATTTTGAAATATAATTTATTTGGCTAA
- a CDS encoding DNA phosphorothioation-associated putative methyltransferase has product MFLTTDYFSEIIYCCKKSSIGKQLPTALYVHVSAINCLDIRLQEYEKKARLTEDIEGATIIKFNTDKPIISYLFYPQFDSDPHPALTLSIVINLDTEQVSYWDYKKKRNPPILHRKETFITPDYAHYEMFAHLTKMEEALELLTLNAPIGTKQEWEKRLNRKRIIFEGHYLACHCPIFPKETVNIQIERHKAAIVRNTLSRPVRLALDLLLFEEETTFFDYGCGYGGDVERIAEAGYKSQGWDPYYCPDNQKAIADIVNLGYVINVIEDIKERREALLNAWELTNKVLIVSAQVLIDDRDRGVIAYGDGIITNRNTFQKYYEQEELKFYIDQVLEVDSIPIGLGIYLVFRDELESQKFRASRFHSRAKTPRLITKVRRFEDYEYLLQPLMEFYTERGRLPAKGELKNEVALKEEFRSFRQAFKVILQVTQEDDWDMITEKRRQDLLLYLALSQFDRRPKMRELSPEVKQDIKSLFGSYNSACIMADAMLYQVGNLEIIAQLCQKQTIGRKLKNSLLVHISVLETLEPLLRLYEGCASRTVGRLEEANVIQFSWRIPKITYLFYPDFDNNAHPRLHSRMQIQLSNLRVNYSDYAEDDNPPILHYKDSLVSPDYPLHETFKQLTEKEQELGLLDDYRKVNRLLGWLDCLKENNLILEGYELKSQETT; this is encoded by the coding sequence ATGTTCCTCACCACTGATTATTTTAGCGAAATTATTTATTGTTGTAAAAAAAGTTCTATCGGTAAACAGTTACCCACGGCTTTATATGTTCATGTTAGTGCCATTAATTGTCTTGACATAAGATTACAAGAATACGAAAAAAAAGCCAGACTAACTGAAGATATTGAAGGGGCAACGATTATAAAATTCAATACAGATAAGCCCATTATTTCTTATTTATTTTATCCCCAATTTGATAGTGATCCTCATCCTGCATTAACGTTAAGTATTGTTATTAATCTGGATACAGAACAAGTTAGTTATTGGGACTATAAAAAGAAAAGAAACCCGCCTATTCTTCATAGGAAAGAAACTTTTATTACCCCTGATTATGCTCATTATGAAATGTTTGCCCATTTAACTAAGATGGAGGAAGCATTAGAATTATTAACATTAAATGCACCTATCGGAACTAAACAGGAATGGGAAAAAAGATTAAATCGTAAACGGATTATTTTCGAGGGGCATTATTTGGCGTGTCATTGTCCTATTTTTCCTAAAGAAACCGTTAATATTCAAATAGAAAGACATAAAGCCGCTATTGTTAGAAATACCTTATCTCGTCCCGTTCGTTTAGCATTAGACTTATTATTATTCGAGGAAGAAACCACTTTTTTTGACTACGGATGCGGTTACGGGGGGGATGTGGAAAGAATTGCCGAAGCAGGGTATAAAAGTCAAGGATGGGACCCTTATTATTGTCCCGATAATCAAAAAGCGATCGCCGATATTGTTAATTTAGGGTATGTTATTAATGTCATTGAAGATATCAAAGAGAGACGGGAAGCATTACTAAATGCGTGGGAATTAACTAATAAAGTTTTAATTGTTTCTGCACAGGTTTTAATCGATGATCGAGATAGAGGTGTTATTGCCTACGGAGATGGGATTATTACTAATCGTAATACCTTTCAAAAGTATTATGAACAAGAAGAACTAAAATTTTATATTGATCAAGTTTTAGAGGTTGATTCAATACCCATCGGATTAGGTATTTATTTAGTGTTTCGAGATGAGCTAGAGTCGCAAAAATTCCGTGCCTCTCGCTTCCATTCTAGGGCAAAAACTCCCAGATTAATCACCAAAGTTAGACGATTTGAAGACTATGAATACTTGCTACAACCCTTAATGGAATTTTACACCGAACGGGGACGATTACCAGCTAAAGGAGAACTAAAAAATGAAGTAGCATTAAAAGAAGAATTTAGAAGTTTCCGCCAAGCATTTAAGGTTATTTTACAAGTTACTCAAGAAGATGATTGGGATATGATTACAGAAAAACGTCGTCAAGATTTATTATTATATTTGGCCTTAAGTCAATTTGATCGCCGTCCAAAAATGCGGGAATTATCCCCAGAAGTTAAACAAGATATTAAGTCATTATTTGGCAGTTATAATAGTGCTTGTATCATGGCTGATGCTATGTTATACCAAGTCGGAAATTTAGAAATTATTGCCCAACTGTGTCAAAAGCAAACCATTGGCAGAAAACTGAAAAATTCTCTCCTCGTTCATATTAGTGTTTTAGAAACTTTAGAACCTTTATTGCGTTTATATGAAGGTTGCGCCAGTCGTACGGTGGGACGATTAGAAGAAGCCAATGTTATCCAATTTTCTTGGCGTATTCCTAAGATTACTTATCTATTTTATCCCGATTTTGATAATAATGCTCATCCCCGTCTTCATAGTCGGATGCAAATTCAATTAAGCAATTTACGAGTTAATTATTCTGATTATGCAGAGGATGATAACCCCCCCATTTTACATTATAAAGATAGTTTAGTGTCTCCTGATTACCCTTTGCATGAAACCTTTAAACAGTTAACGGAAAAAGAACAAGAATTAGGATTATTAGATGACTATCGTAAAGTCAACCGGTTGTTAGGATGGTTAGACTGTTTAAAAGAAAATAATTTAATCTTAGAAGGCTATGAATTAAAGTCTCAGGAGACAACATAA
- a CDS encoding Uma2 family endonuclease, with product MLEAVSKTDIIYPSSDGEPAAETYIHLYAILTTLEVLKQYLSGQQATVLANQFVYYSQGLPRMRVAPDVMVIFNVKPGGRDNYKIWEEKEVPQVIFEMTSPGTKSQDQEFKKTLYEQLGVQEYWLFDPKGEWINEKLIGYRLRNNVYEIIEDNRSKPLQLQLKVEGQLIGFYREDTGKKLLIPEELAAALKEKEAELEEEKRKVSEMESMLEKYRQQFGDLSE from the coding sequence ATGTTAGAAGCAGTTTCTAAAACTGATATTATTTATCCCAGTTCAGACGGTGAACCTGCGGCAGAAACTTATATTCATTTATATGCTATTTTAACCACGTTAGAAGTGCTAAAACAGTATTTATCGGGACAACAAGCGACTGTATTAGCGAATCAATTTGTGTATTATAGTCAAGGACTTCCTAGAATGCGAGTTGCCCCTGATGTTATGGTAATCTTTAATGTGAAACCGGGGGGACGGGATAATTATAAAATATGGGAAGAAAAAGAGGTTCCTCAAGTAATTTTTGAGATGACTTCTCCAGGGACAAAAAGTCAAGATCAAGAATTTAAAAAGACATTATATGAACAATTAGGAGTTCAAGAATATTGGTTATTTGATCCTAAAGGGGAATGGATTAACGAAAAATTGATAGGTTATCGTTTAAGAAATAATGTTTATGAAATCATTGAAGATAATCGGAGTAAACCGTTACAGCTACAGTTGAAAGTTGAAGGTCAATTAATTGGTTTTTATCGGGAAGATACAGGAAAAAAATTATTAATTCCTGAAGAGTTGGCAGCCGCTTTGAAAGAAAAAGAAGCCGAGTTAGAAGAGGAAAAACGAAAGGTGTCTGAAATGGAATCGATGTTAGAAAAATATCGTCAACAGTTTGGAGATTTATCCGAATAA
- a CDS encoding helix-turn-helix domain-containing protein: METYTWSYLKKYPKQTKRLLGIDDNQLEQLIALGKLLHQKKKEENEKTKIRINQPGAGSPSLLAEEEQIVLTLVYLRHNISFQLLGLLFQVSESTAHNIFTYWQTLFEGELPPSLLEQIKKFQEEKEIVLEMLTDYELIVDSAEQAIERPSDYQEQKKYYCGATPAIRNRLGNAHQETG, from the coding sequence ATGGAAACTTACACTTGGAGCTATCTAAAAAAATATCCTAAACAAACCAAAAGATTATTAGGAATTGATGACAATCAATTGGAACAATTGATTGCTCTAGGGAAGCTTCTTCATCAGAAAAAAAAAGAAGAGAACGAAAAAACAAAAATTAGAATTAATCAACCTGGTGCGGGAAGTCCATCTTTATTAGCAGAAGAAGAACAAATTGTTCTAACGTTAGTTTATTTAAGACATAATATAAGTTTTCAACTCTTAGGACTACTTTTTCAAGTAAGTGAGTCAACGGCTCATAATATTTTTACTTATTGGCAAACACTTTTTGAAGGAGAGTTACCACCAAGTTTATTAGAACAAATAAAAAAGTTTCAAGAAGAAAAAGAAATAGTTCTTGAAATGTTAACTGATTATGAATTGATTGTAGACAGCGCAGAACAGGCTATTGAAAGACCTTCAGATTATCAAGAACAAAAAAAATATTATTGCGGTGCGACCCCGGCGATTCGTAATCGCCTAGGGAACGCGCACCAAGAGACAGGGTAA
- a CDS encoding AAA family ATPase, giving the protein MKLLSIKLCNFRQFYGQTPEISLACGKENTTIIHGNNGSGKTTLLNAFTWVLYEEFTAAFTSPELLINKRAIMQADIGTSVECWVEIYFEHEHKHYQVKRKCYACLDKNGTIQYSENKFYMLVAEEDGRWYPPSQQPDDIINRILPKSLHQYFFFDGEHIDHIFRSNDKSRIAEDTKELLGVKVLDRSIEHLKKAEKTLEEELKIIGDVNIKKKIKDKIKLEQEQEKLQNKKKNIIETINSQELQQKEISENLITLSSNEQLKNLKIKLEKQESNLRKEIRELKRQIKQFISNQGYLIFLGNVIPKFNTIITNLRQRGELPSGIKQQFVQQLLNRKSCICGQELIEGNHYYEQVKQWMDKAGIAAIEESAIRLESQVNEMEEKVITFWENVDEKQAKLEQSRLELSRVEVELDDINQKFRNYPDADIRNLQENLDKINQIIRELQLEQGGIQQQLTTLQKQIETLDKDIAKQKLKEEKQILAKRRSEAAKESRERLIEVRIRLEKQFRLSLEKRVQAIFCDISFTPYIPRLTQNYELNLIENTSGIAVPVAASTGENQILSLSFIGGIIDSVRNWSHKNTLMGPDSSTFPVVMDSPFGSLDEIYRRQVAKSIPKLANQLIILVTKTQWRGEVQAETNNYIGKEYVLVYYSPKPDCQQDNIFLNGVNYPLVKQSPNRHLHNLIKSRNIV; this is encoded by the coding sequence ATGAAATTATTATCGATTAAATTATGTAATTTTAGACAGTTTTATGGTCAAACTCCAGAAATTAGCTTAGCCTGTGGTAAGGAAAATACCACTATTATTCACGGTAATAACGGGTCTGGAAAAACCACCTTATTAAATGCTTTTACCTGGGTGTTATATGAAGAATTTACGGCTGCTTTTACCTCTCCTGAACTCTTAATTAATAAGCGTGCCATTATGCAAGCTGATATAGGAACATCAGTGGAGTGTTGGGTGGAAATTTATTTTGAACATGAACATAAACACTATCAAGTTAAACGAAAATGTTATGCTTGTTTAGATAAAAATGGTACGATTCAATACAGCGAAAATAAATTTTATATGTTGGTGGCGGAAGAAGATGGTCGCTGGTATCCTCCCTCGCAACAACCTGATGATATTATTAACCGTATTTTACCCAAAAGTTTACATCAATATTTCTTTTTTGATGGAGAACATATTGACCATATTTTTCGTAGTAATGATAAAAGTCGTATTGCTGAAGATACAAAAGAACTGTTAGGTGTAAAAGTGTTAGATCGTTCTATTGAACATCTAAAAAAAGCAGAAAAAACCTTAGAAGAAGAACTAAAAATTATTGGAGATGTTAACATCAAAAAAAAGATTAAAGATAAAATAAAATTAGAACAAGAGCAAGAAAAGTTACAAAATAAAAAGAAAAATATCATAGAAACTATAAACTCTCAAGAGTTACAGCAAAAAGAAATTTCAGAAAATTTGATCACTTTAAGCAGTAACGAACAATTAAAAAATCTGAAAATTAAACTCGAAAAACAAGAATCAAACTTAAGAAAGGAAATCAGAGAATTAAAACGACAAATTAAACAGTTTATTTCTAATCAAGGTTACTTAATATTTTTGGGTAATGTTATCCCTAAATTTAACACAATTATCACTAATTTACGTCAACGGGGAGAGTTACCCAGTGGAATTAAACAACAATTTGTGCAACAATTATTAAATCGTAAAAGCTGTATTTGTGGCCAAGAATTAATCGAGGGAAATCATTATTACGAACAAGTTAAACAATGGATGGATAAAGCAGGAATAGCAGCCATAGAAGAATCAGCTATTCGCTTAGAATCTCAAGTGAATGAGATGGAAGAAAAAGTGATTACTTTTTGGGAAAATGTAGATGAAAAACAAGCCAAACTTGAACAATCTCGATTAGAATTATCTAGGGTTGAAGTGGAACTAGATGACATTAATCAAAAGTTTCGCAATTATCCTGATGCTGATATCAGAAACCTACAAGAAAATTTAGATAAAATTAATCAAATAATTCGGGAATTACAATTAGAACAAGGGGGAATTCAACAACAATTAACCACTTTACAAAAACAGATAGAAACCTTAGATAAAGACATTGCTAAACAGAAACTAAAAGAAGAAAAGCAAATCTTAGCTAAACGGAGAAGTGAGGCAGCCAAAGAATCAAGAGAACGACTCATTGAAGTTAGAATTCGTCTAGAAAAACAATTTCGTCTCTCTTTAGAAAAACGAGTTCAAGCTATTTTTTGTGATATTTCTTTTACACCTTATATTCCTCGATTAACCCAAAATTATGAGTTAAACTTGATTGAAAATACATCAGGAATAGCTGTTCCTGTAGCAGCGTCAACAGGGGAAAATCAAATTTTAAGCCTTTCGTTTATTGGGGGAATTATTGATAGTGTGAGAAACTGGAGTCATAAAAATACCTTAATGGGACCCGATAGTAGTACCTTTCCCGTTGTGATGGACTCTCCCTTTGGTAGTTTAGATGAGATTTATCGTAGACAAGTGGCAAAATCAATCCCAAAATTAGCCAATCAATTAATTATTTTAGTAACAAAAACACAATGGCGGGGTGAAGTCCAAGCAGAAACCAATAATTATATTGGAAAAGAATATGTTTTAGTCTATTATTCCCCGAAACCTGACTGTCAACAAGATAATATTTTTTTGAATGGCGTTAATTATCCTTTAGTTAAACAAAGTCCTAATAGACATCTCCATAATTTAATAAAATCAAGAAATATAGTATAA
- a CDS encoding TIGR02588 family protein — translation MSNKPYSDSSFSRRSFPEKLSFSIAIALLAVLFSLIFYSWFTQSNKPPILSASFGSTIRQVEQQYYVPFTVTNKGEQAVKSVHILGKLTIGETIEQIGQQEVDFLSRDETISGVFIFTDDPRKGELEIRVTGYKLP, via the coding sequence ATGAGTAATAAACCATATTCAGATTCTTCTTTTTCTCGTCGTTCTTTTCCAGAAAAACTGAGCTTTAGTATTGCGATCGCTCTTTTGGCAGTGCTATTTAGTTTAATTTTTTATAGTTGGTTTACACAATCAAATAAACCCCCGATCTTATCTGCTAGTTTTGGGTCAACAATTCGTCAAGTTGAGCAACAATACTATGTTCCTTTTACGGTGACGAATAAAGGAGAACAGGCTGTCAAATCAGTTCATATTCTTGGCAAGCTAACGATTGGGGAAACTATCGAACAAATAGGACAACAAGAAGTTGATTTTCTGTCACGAGATGAAACCATTTCTGGGGTATTTATTTTTACCGATGATCCCCGAAAGGGAGAATTAGAAATTCGGGTAACAGGTTATAAGCTTCCTTAG
- a CDS encoding DUF1206 domain-containing protein, whose amino-acid sequence MWVEKLARVGYAAKGVVYGTIGILAIQVAISAGGKTTDSSGALRTIASQPFGQFLLILVAIGLFCYSLWRLIEAIFDPESRKTDSKNIVKRIGYLFSGLIYGALGVQAVLLVTQASVSSQGSSNSTSDWTAKLMAQPFGRWLVALVGAIIIGVGFYRLYYAYKVKFRQRLNLRTVDVNTEKWIIGISRFGIAARGVIFLIIGGFFLQASRQYDPSEAKGLDGVLQTLAQQPYGKALLGIVALGLIAYSIYLLVQARYRQIPVANVSDRLQQELVNHR is encoded by the coding sequence ATGTGGGTGGAAAAACTAGCAAGAGTTGGGTATGCTGCCAAAGGCGTTGTCTACGGGACAATTGGTATTTTAGCCATACAAGTTGCTATCAGTGCAGGGGGTAAAACAACCGATAGTTCAGGGGCCCTGCGTACCATAGCCAGTCAACCGTTTGGTCAGTTTTTATTGATTTTAGTCGCTATTGGCTTATTTTGCTATAGTTTATGGCGTTTGATTGAAGCCATCTTTGATCCTGAAAGTCGTAAAACAGACTCGAAAAACATCGTCAAACGGATTGGTTATTTATTCAGTGGTTTAATTTATGGGGCGTTAGGGGTTCAAGCAGTGCTTTTAGTCACTCAGGCTTCTGTTAGCTCCCAAGGAAGCAGTAACTCTACCTCAGACTGGACAGCTAAACTCATGGCGCAACCCTTTGGTAGATGGTTAGTGGCTCTTGTGGGAGCGATCATCATAGGAGTTGGTTTCTATCGCTTATATTATGCCTACAAGGTTAAATTTCGTCAGCGACTTAATCTAAGAACAGTAGATGTGAATACAGAAAAATGGATAATTGGGATTAGTCGGTTTGGCATTGCAGCGCGAGGAGTCATTTTCCTGATTATCGGAGGTTTCTTTTTGCAAGCATCTAGACAGTATGACCCAAGTGAAGCCAAAGGCCTCGATGGTGTACTTCAAACCTTAGCCCAACAACCTTACGGAAAAGCACTGTTAGGTATTGTTGCGTTGGGATTAATTGCCTACAGTATTTATCTATTGGTACAAGCGAGATATCGACAGATTCCAGTGGCTAATGTGTCTGATAGATTACAGCAAGAGTTAGTTAATCACCGATAA
- a CDS encoding FAD-dependent oxidoreductase → MSSPSSTKSISYWIDSTPQTDYSEFAENISVDVAIVGAGIVGLTAAAQLKKAGKTVAVIESKKVATGVSGHTTAKITSLHHLIYQDLLADLGQEKAKLYAESNQAALEYIANRVETEQIDCDFSRQNAYTFAESVKEREKIEAEVEAAQSLGLPASFVKTTSLPFPISGAIQFENQAQFHARKYLLHLAKTIPENGSYLFENTRVEDVKEEKTACRVKTRRGKITAKDVIVATNIPILDQGLFFAKAYPKRSYLIGAPIDPEKAPQGMFIGTGDHYRSIRTTPYNGRLLLLVGGEGHKTGTVTETEKRFLPLEEYAYARFGVNSIDYRWSSQDMVSFDKLPYIGKLTPLHNHIYVATGLSLWGMTKGTLSGMLLSDLILEQENPWLNLYDSTRATPFVSKTSIKENAEVAIHWIGDRLKGRQDSVSELKPGEGKVVDLEGDQVAVHRDEKNKLHAVSAVCSHLGCVVNWNQAEKSWDCPCHGARFDCTGTVLRGPATQDLSNLQVSEDQEGHVVSV, encoded by the coding sequence ATGTCTTCTCCTTCTTCTACAAAATCGATTTCTTATTGGATCGACTCCACACCACAGACAGATTATTCAGAATTTGCTGAAAATATCTCGGTGGATGTTGCAATTGTGGGTGCTGGTATCGTTGGATTAACCGCAGCAGCCCAACTCAAAAAAGCTGGTAAAACTGTCGCTGTTATTGAATCTAAAAAAGTAGCCACGGGAGTCAGTGGTCATACAACGGCTAAAATTACTTCATTGCATCACCTAATTTATCAAGATTTATTGGCCGACTTGGGGCAAGAAAAAGCAAAACTGTATGCTGAGTCTAATCAAGCAGCCCTCGAATATATTGCTAACCGAGTTGAAACCGAGCAAATTGATTGTGATTTTAGTCGTCAAAATGCTTACACCTTTGCTGAGTCGGTCAAAGAACGGGAAAAAATTGAAGCCGAAGTGGAGGCAGCCCAGTCCCTAGGCTTACCCGCTTCTTTTGTGAAAACAACCTCTCTTCCTTTTCCCATTTCCGGTGCCATTCAATTTGAAAACCAAGCTCAATTTCACGCCCGTAAATATTTACTCCATTTAGCGAAAACTATTCCAGAAAACGGTAGTTATCTCTTTGAAAACACCAGAGTCGAAGATGTCAAAGAAGAAAAAACCGCTTGTCGAGTGAAAACCCGTCGAGGGAAAATTACAGCCAAAGATGTTATCGTTGCCACCAATATTCCGATTCTCGATCAAGGACTCTTTTTTGCCAAAGCTTACCCCAAACGCTCCTATTTAATCGGTGCGCCCATTGACCCAGAAAAAGCCCCTCAAGGAATGTTTATCGGCACAGGGGATCATTATCGCTCTATTCGTACAACCCCTTATAATGGTCGTTTACTCCTATTAGTAGGGGGTGAAGGCCACAAAACTGGGACGGTTACAGAGACAGAGAAACGATTTTTACCCCTGGAAGAGTACGCTTACGCTCGGTTTGGGGTCAATTCCATTGATTATCGCTGGTCGTCTCAAGATATGGTTTCCTTTGATAAACTGCCTTACATCGGTAAATTAACCCCCCTCCATAATCATATTTATGTAGCCACAGGCTTAAGTTTATGGGGCATGACCAAAGGGACGTTATCAGGAATGTTGTTATCGGATTTGATTTTAGAGCAAGAAAATCCTTGGTTAAATTTATATGACTCAACCCGTGCCACTCCCTTTGTTTCTAAGACTTCCATCAAAGAAAATGCAGAGGTTGCCATTCACTGGATCGGCGATCGCCTTAAAGGACGACAAGACTCTGTCTCGGAACTTAAACCAGGAGAGGGTAAAGTAGTAGACCTAGAAGGGGATCAAGTCGCTGTCCATCGAGATGAGAAAAATAAACTTCATGCCGTCTCTGCAGTATGTTCTCACTTAGGCTGTGTGGTCAATTGGAATCAAGCAGAAAAGAGTTGGGACTGTCCTTGTCACGGGGCGCGCTTTGATTGTACTGGCACAGTGCTTCGGGGTCCAGCGACTCAAGATTTATCGAATCTTCAAGTGTCAGAAGACCAAGAAGGTCATGTTGTTTCTGTCTAG
- a CDS encoding TIGR02587 family membrane protein, with translation MKQTWKKELDEIIRGVSGGFLFGIPLVYTMEVWHIGSQIDSSLMLLILFITYLLVFSLNSIEGFRRKKRKGWTDAFLESNEALAIGCCCATFTLLLLQKITLITPLEEVLGKIVFEAVPFAIGTALSRILLDGKPKKSSNESGNPQGNEQSINVNETLADVSASFMGAMIVAFSIAPTDEVRVLAVSASPPWLILITMASLLISYMIVFAAGFTNQAKRKKQRGLFQTPEAETVISYLIALFTSGLMLLFFQQLNFNMTWFLWLQYTIILGLPAAIGGAAGRIAI, from the coding sequence ATCAAACAGACTTGGAAAAAAGAACTCGATGAGATCATTCGTGGGGTATCTGGGGGATTTTTGTTTGGCATTCCCCTGGTTTATACCATGGAAGTATGGCACATTGGCTCTCAAATTGATTCATCCCTGATGCTCTTGATTTTGTTCATTACCTATTTACTGGTGTTTAGTTTAAATTCCATTGAGGGTTTTCGTCGTAAGAAACGAAAGGGATGGACCGATGCCTTTTTAGAAAGTAATGAAGCCTTAGCCATTGGTTGCTGTTGTGCCACCTTTACTCTTCTCCTCTTACAAAAAATCACCCTAATAACACCATTAGAAGAGGTCCTAGGTAAGATCGTCTTTGAGGCGGTTCCTTTTGCCATAGGCACAGCCTTGTCCCGTATTTTGTTAGATGGAAAGCCAAAAAAATCCAGCAATGAGTCCGGCAACCCACAAGGCAATGAGCAATCAATTAATGTCAATGAAACCTTAGCCGATGTAAGTGCTAGTTTTATGGGTGCAATGATAGTTGCATTTAGTATTGCCCCCACCGATGAAGTTCGAGTTTTGGCTGTCTCGGCTTCTCCTCCCTGGCTGATTCTCATTACCATGGCTTCTTTGTTAATTTCTTATATGATTGTTTTTGCAGCCGGTTTTACCAATCAAGCTAAGCGTAAAAAACAACGGGGTTTGTTTCAAACCCCTGAAGCAGAAACGGTCATTTCTTATTTAATTGCTTTATTCACATCAGGATTAATGCTTTTGTTTTTTCAGCAATTAAACTTTAATATGACATGGTTTTTGTGGTTGCAATATACAATTATTTTGGGTCTTCCTGCTGCTATTGGTGGCGCAGCCGGACGAATTGCTATTTAA
- a CDS encoding NYN domain-containing protein: protein MDATNTCMCQKERLSIFVDGNNMFYAQQKNGWFFDPRRVLDYFTNDPHVSLINAFWYTGLKDSQDQRGFRDALISLGYTVRTKILKEYYDDTSGRYSQKANLDIEIVVDMFNTVDQYDRVILFSGDGDFERAIELLRSKNTHITVVSTEGMIARELRNATDRYIDLNDIKDSIEKQDY, encoded by the coding sequence ATGGATGCTACGAATACTTGTATGTGTCAGAAAGAGCGTCTTTCTATATTTGTTGATGGCAATAATATGTTTTATGCACAACAAAAAAACGGCTGGTTTTTCGATCCGAGGCGAGTTTTAGACTATTTTACCAATGATCCTCACGTTTCTTTAATTAATGCTTTTTGGTATACGGGTTTAAAAGATTCTCAAGATCAAAGAGGGTTTCGTGATGCCTTAATCAGTTTGGGATACACTGTAAGAACTAAAATTTTAAAAGAATACTATGATGATACCTCTGGAAGATATTCCCAAAAAGCCAATCTTGATATTGAAATTGTTGTGGATATGTTTAATACTGTTGATCAATATGATCGGGTTATTTTGTTTAGTGGAGATGGAGATTTTGAACGGGCAATTGAATTATTGAGATCAAAAAATACTCATATTACTGTTGTTTCCACAGAGGGAATGATTGCCAGAGAATTGCGAAATGCCACAGATCGTTATATTGACTTAAATGATATTAAAGATAGTATAGAAAAGCAAGATTACTGA